The Halobacterium litoreum genome includes a region encoding these proteins:
- a CDS encoding DUF7845 domain-containing protein gives MSRSDTPPAVSRVRNPYESLDLDRAEGITTTRCVLPQGARHGGGGKFVLADTDRAGDGVTSKFDLGDDGRRIPNGSVYQHARAAWYAHEDDFITNPHTGRDYAVLTRSYEHPAEDEDDEYAVTLRSSPWKAGTGTSDDYSPWYSYDLTVQPINDDGSIAWKRTPPRSLSLKLEPQDEALVYPDGNDFRLPHGEGTLVRVQSTWVDQTEEFLERAAHLLGHTLNYGVRQKDVVTESAGFGKAEVHHRADETVEGDIVHTIRQSAELLAKHDADVETTGVHEDSKWLEAKIRTSEWEQLGFPRLDAEILIKLYYPKDPDRVDYPLDQPKLEVALNGKETVVDEETGQRSEKMIPWERWDEVMAILDEILLSHLQWADVTEADLVADDYSDGPENPRVQWNHPEGRRYWLRKHYESLQPALYREATRTRTDLVLDILDVVRRRGQVTYEDLVAETGAAKRTIREHVRRLADGVGGDDAPGLLSRTRGAKTLVAFSSRYLEDLGADAIDAIQADREELAEDRSDRADDRVHDHLTDLGLSDDDADTLVEAVREDAVYTRDDLRDADEPDDLEGIVDDLGLDVDLSTTSDEDSDDRADEPDADDVANWEPFDEVPIDGQALGYALDEDAIDAEHVRVRVDPYPRLTD, from the coding sequence GTGAGCCGCTCGGACACGCCTCCCGCGGTCTCGCGCGTTCGAAACCCCTACGAGAGCCTCGACCTCGACCGCGCCGAGGGCATCACCACGACACGCTGCGTACTCCCGCAGGGCGCGCGCCATGGTGGCGGCGGCAAGTTCGTCCTCGCCGACACCGACCGCGCCGGCGACGGCGTTACCTCGAAGTTCGACCTCGGTGACGACGGTCGCCGCATCCCCAACGGGAGCGTCTACCAGCACGCCCGTGCGGCGTGGTACGCCCACGAAGACGACTTCATCACCAACCCCCACACGGGGCGCGACTACGCGGTACTCACGCGCTCCTACGAGCATCCCGCCGAGGACGAAGACGACGAGTACGCCGTCACGCTCCGGTCGAGCCCGTGGAAGGCAGGCACCGGCACCAGCGACGACTACAGTCCCTGGTACAGCTACGACCTCACCGTCCAGCCAATCAACGACGACGGGAGCATCGCGTGGAAGCGCACGCCACCGCGCTCCCTCTCGCTGAAACTGGAACCACAGGACGAAGCTCTCGTCTACCCGGACGGCAACGACTTCCGACTCCCACACGGCGAGGGTACGCTCGTGCGCGTCCAGAGTACCTGGGTCGACCAGACCGAGGAGTTCCTCGAACGCGCCGCCCACCTCCTCGGCCACACCCTCAACTACGGCGTTCGTCAGAAAGACGTCGTCACCGAATCGGCCGGCTTCGGGAAGGCCGAAGTGCATCACCGCGCCGACGAGACTGTCGAAGGCGACATCGTGCACACGATTCGCCAGAGTGCGGAACTCCTCGCGAAACACGACGCCGACGTCGAGACCACTGGCGTGCACGAGGACTCGAAATGGCTCGAAGCGAAGATTCGCACGAGCGAGTGGGAGCAACTCGGCTTCCCGCGCCTCGACGCCGAGATTCTCATCAAGCTCTACTACCCGAAAGACCCCGACCGCGTCGACTACCCGCTCGACCAGCCGAAACTGGAGGTCGCGCTCAACGGGAAGGAGACGGTCGTCGACGAGGAGACCGGCCAGCGCTCCGAGAAGATGATTCCCTGGGAGCGCTGGGACGAAGTCATGGCTATCCTCGACGAGATTCTCCTCTCGCACCTCCAGTGGGCCGACGTGACCGAGGCGGACCTCGTCGCCGACGACTACAGCGACGGCCCCGAGAACCCACGCGTCCAGTGGAACCACCCCGAGGGCCGCCGCTACTGGCTCCGCAAGCACTACGAAAGCCTCCAGCCCGCCCTCTACCGCGAGGCCACGCGGACGCGCACCGACCTCGTGCTCGACATCCTTGACGTCGTCCGTCGCCGCGGTCAGGTGACCTACGAGGATCTCGTCGCGGAGACCGGCGCCGCGAAGCGAACCATCCGCGAGCACGTCCGCCGGCTCGCCGACGGCGTCGGCGGCGACGACGCCCCCGGCCTCCTCTCACGGACCCGCGGCGCGAAGACGCTGGTCGCGTTCTCCAGTCGCTACCTGGAGGACCTCGGCGCCGACGCGATCGACGCGATTCAGGCCGACCGCGAAGAGTTGGCCGAGGACCGCAGCGACCGCGCCGACGACCGCGTCCACGACCACCTCACCGACCTTGGCCTCTCCGATGATGACGCCGACACGCTCGTCGAGGCCGTCCGCGAGGACGCCGTCTACACGCGCGACGACCTTCGCGACGCCGACGAGCCCGACGACCTGGAGGGAATCGTCGACGACCTCGGCCTCGACGTCGACCTGTCCACGACCAGCGACGAGGACTCCGACGATCGGGCCGACGAGCCCGACGCTGACGACGTCGCGAACTGGGAACCGTTCGACGAGGTGCCGATCGACGGACAGGCACTCGGCTACGCGCTCGACGAGGACGCCATCGACGCCGAGCACGTTCGCGTTCGCGTCGACCCGTACCCGAGACTGACCGACTGA
- a CDS encoding pyridoxal phosphate-dependent aminotransferase, translating to MFPRLEYLEWISGRPEVALYDLGSSDLRGDRDHDPVVVPERLDGLSDPPTGASLETQIAGEYGVHPEQVLVTPGASTANFVAAAAALYPDPDEDWTDAESEASQPTALVEKPGYEPLVKAPAAVGADVDRFLREDDYRLDPERAENALTDTTRLVTVTNRHNPSGRLADRETLADLAERVDDAGARLLVDEVYAPFGTESVDGAFGGPTAAGLDATAITGSLTKFHGLGDVRVGWLVADREFVDRARSVAYHVPGMSGPGRALGMRALHNRDALAKRSRDLIAENHALLAEFVDARDDVDGVVPEGSTYAFLDPANVDGDELAAAAWEEGVLVVPGRFFDDPERVRVSLGRDPDQMAAALDALGAVLGRQ from the coding sequence ATGTTCCCGCGGCTGGAGTACTTAGAGTGGATTTCCGGACGGCCCGAGGTGGCGCTGTACGACCTCGGTTCGAGCGACCTTCGCGGCGACCGCGACCACGACCCCGTGGTCGTCCCCGAGCGCCTCGACGGGCTCTCCGACCCGCCGACCGGCGCCTCACTCGAAACCCAGATCGCGGGCGAGTACGGCGTCCACCCCGAGCAAGTGCTGGTGACGCCGGGCGCGTCGACGGCGAACTTCGTCGCGGCGGCCGCCGCGCTCTACCCCGACCCCGACGAGGACTGGACCGACGCGGAGTCGGAAGCGAGCCAGCCGACCGCGCTCGTGGAGAAACCCGGCTACGAGCCGCTCGTGAAGGCGCCCGCCGCCGTCGGCGCTGACGTCGACCGGTTCCTCCGCGAGGACGACTACCGCCTCGACCCGGAGCGCGCGGAGAACGCGCTCACCGACACCACCCGGCTCGTCACGGTGACGAACCGTCACAACCCCAGCGGCCGACTCGCCGACCGCGAGACGCTCGCGGACCTCGCCGAGCGCGTCGACGACGCCGGCGCGCGCCTGCTCGTGGACGAGGTGTACGCGCCGTTCGGCACCGAATCCGTCGACGGCGCGTTCGGCGGCCCGACCGCCGCAGGTCTCGACGCCACCGCAATCACGGGGTCGCTCACGAAGTTCCACGGCCTCGGGGACGTTCGCGTCGGCTGGCTGGTCGCCGACCGCGAGTTCGTCGACCGAGCGCGCTCGGTCGCCTACCACGTCCCCGGGATGTCCGGACCGGGCCGCGCGCTCGGGATGCGCGCGCTCCACAACCGCGACGCGCTCGCGAAGCGCTCTCGGGACCTGATTGCCGAGAACCACGCCCTGCTCGCGGAGTTCGTGGACGCTCGCGACGACGTGGACGGCGTCGTGCCGGAGGGGAGCACGTACGCGTTCCTCGACCCCGCGAACGTCGACGGCGACGAACTCGCGGCCGCCGCGTGGGAGGAGGGCGTGCTCGTCGTCCCCGGTCGCTTCTTCGACGACCCCGAGCGCGTGCGCGTCAGCCTCGGTCGCGACCCCGACCAGATGGCGGCCGCACTCGACGCGCTCGGCGCCGTCCTCGGCCGCCAGTAG
- a CDS encoding SDR family NAD(P)-dependent oxidoreductase: MSVEPPTLEREDVHEIADERFTGESVALVTGAASGIGRATALALAVNGVTVAALDVDEDGLAETVADADDLGAEGDVHATPADLTDDDEVIAAVEAAAELGDLRWVANVAGLQHVAPLEEFPMDVYDTMQAVMVRAPTLIAKHALPHIRASGGGAVGNMASVHGHYVTSDKVAYNVAKFGLRGLTQSIAAEGDGDVRSFSVSTGYVKTPLVVDQIPDTAEERGISEREVVEDVMLGQSRATEMMEPVDVANLFVLGFSELGSHLNGGDLRFDDGMTLTYE; encoded by the coding sequence ATGTCAGTGGAGCCGCCGACACTCGAGCGAGAGGACGTACACGAGATTGCCGACGAGCGGTTCACCGGGGAGAGCGTGGCGCTGGTGACGGGGGCGGCGTCGGGCATCGGGCGCGCGACGGCGCTCGCGCTCGCTGTGAACGGCGTGACCGTGGCGGCGCTGGACGTGGACGAGGACGGGCTCGCGGAGACCGTCGCGGACGCCGACGACCTCGGCGCGGAGGGCGACGTACACGCGACGCCCGCGGACTTGACGGACGACGACGAGGTCATCGCGGCGGTAGAGGCCGCCGCGGAACTCGGCGACCTGCGGTGGGTGGCGAACGTCGCGGGCCTCCAGCACGTCGCGCCCCTCGAGGAGTTCCCGATGGACGTCTACGACACGATGCAGGCGGTGATGGTGCGCGCGCCGACGCTGATTGCGAAACACGCGCTCCCGCACATCCGAGCGTCGGGCGGGGGCGCAGTCGGGAACATGGCGTCCGTACACGGGCACTACGTCACGTCGGACAAGGTCGCGTACAACGTCGCAAAGTTCGGGCTCCGGGGGCTGACGCAGTCCATCGCGGCGGAGGGCGACGGGGACGTGCGCTCCTTTTCGGTGTCGACGGGGTACGTGAAGACGCCGCTGGTCGTCGACCAGATTCCGGACACCGCCGAGGAGCGCGGCATCAGCGAGCGCGAGGTCGTCGAGGACGTGATGCTCGGGCAGTCGCGGGCGACCGAGATGATGGAGCCGGTGGACGTCGCGAACCTCTTCGTGCTCGGGTTCTCCGAGTTGGGGAGCCACCTGAACGGCGGCGACCTGCGGTTCGACGACGGGATGACGCTGACGTACGAGTGA
- a CDS encoding DEAD/DEAH box helicase produces MDDLADWLRGRHHYDDQIADERTRPGREGETRDVALESRLESALADRGIDSLFAHQADAVEAVRDGDDVVVATPTASGKSLTYTVPAFERAMDHGGRTLYVAPQNALVADQQDTLSELARDLGFGSRVHVDTYTGRLSKSEKRGVRDRQPTVLLTNPDMLHYALLPHAHRLWEWFFSGLETVVLDEVHEYRGVFGGHVSLLLRRLRRVCERWDADPQFVCCSATIGNPVEHASRVTGRPEDGFALVDDDRSATGDTHWALWNPPEQGGGEGRRRSSHVETRHLMADLVADDHQTLAFTRSRQGAERNATETADYLRERGNADLADSIAAYQASLTDDRRRDLEADLHDGDARGVWSTSALELGVDVGGLDAVLLDGYPGTRMNTFQRAGRAGRGTDDAAVVLVAGEDQLDQYVMDHPEELFDGDPERAIVDPANEHLLDDHLRCAASENWLNPDDDAYFPRFDERVEALEDRGLLERRDTDYGTRWVDGGDGSPQHEMSLRTIDDREVRLLDSSNDTLATLELDDALRDAHPGAIYHHQGQRYEVSDLDVDRLTARLQPTWADYYTRVLTDKTIDVEADHEERWPFAGDVPVRFADITLTTAVTGYQRRDAERGETMDTLSLDLPEQTLDTRALYYTVPPDVETELREAGDLPGAIHAAEHAMISMFPTEFLCDRGDIGGLSTPVHPHTGRPTIFIYDGYPGGVGLVREGFDAIGSLAETTLSMLRSCDCEAGCPACVQSPQCGNANDPLDKGLAITLLAALTGD; encoded by the coding sequence GTGGACGACCTCGCCGACTGGCTCCGCGGCCGCCACCACTACGACGACCAGATAGCCGACGAGCGCACGCGCCCCGGCCGGGAGGGCGAGACGCGGGACGTGGCCCTCGAATCGCGGCTGGAGTCGGCGCTCGCGGACCGGGGCATCGACTCGCTTTTCGCTCACCAGGCCGACGCCGTCGAGGCGGTGCGGGACGGCGACGACGTGGTGGTGGCGACGCCGACGGCCAGCGGCAAGAGCCTCACCTACACGGTGCCGGCGTTCGAGCGCGCGATGGACCACGGCGGCCGGACGCTGTACGTCGCGCCCCAGAACGCGCTCGTCGCCGACCAGCAGGACACGCTCTCCGAACTCGCGCGCGACCTCGGGTTCGGGAGTCGCGTGCACGTCGACACGTACACGGGACGCCTCTCGAAGTCCGAGAAGCGAGGCGTCAGGGACCGCCAGCCGACGGTCCTGCTCACGAACCCCGATATGCTCCACTACGCCCTGCTCCCGCACGCCCACCGGCTCTGGGAGTGGTTCTTCTCGGGCCTCGAAACGGTCGTCTTGGACGAGGTCCACGAGTACCGGGGCGTGTTCGGCGGGCACGTCTCCCTGCTCCTCCGACGCCTCCGCCGGGTCTGCGAGCGCTGGGACGCCGACCCGCAGTTCGTCTGCTGCTCGGCGACCATCGGGAATCCGGTCGAGCACGCGTCCCGGGTCACGGGCCGGCCCGAGGACGGCTTCGCGCTCGTGGACGACGACCGGAGCGCCACCGGAGACACGCACTGGGCGCTCTGGAATCCGCCCGAGCAGGGCGGCGGCGAGGGCCGGCGGCGCTCCTCACACGTGGAGACGCGCCACCTGATGGCCGACCTCGTGGCGGACGACCACCAGACGCTGGCGTTCACGCGCTCCCGGCAGGGCGCCGAACGCAACGCCACCGAGACCGCCGACTACCTACGGGAGCGCGGAAACGCCGACCTCGCGGACTCGATTGCGGCGTACCAGGCGTCGCTCACCGACGACCGCCGACGCGACCTCGAAGCCGACCTCCACGACGGCGACGCGCGCGGCGTCTGGTCGACGAGCGCGCTCGAACTCGGCGTCGACGTGGGCGGCCTCGACGCCGTCCTGCTCGACGGCTATCCGGGCACCCGGATGAACACGTTCCAGCGCGCCGGGCGCGCGGGACGCGGCACCGACGACGCCGCCGTCGTCCTCGTCGCGGGCGAGGACCAACTCGACCAGTACGTGATGGACCACCCCGAAGAACTGTTCGACGGCGACCCCGAGCGCGCTATCGTCGACCCCGCGAACGAACACCTGCTCGACGACCACCTGCGCTGTGCCGCCAGCGAGAACTGGCTGAACCCCGACGACGACGCGTACTTCCCGCGGTTCGACGAGCGCGTCGAAGCACTCGAAGACCGAGGGTTGTTGGAGCGCCGCGACACCGACTACGGCACGCGCTGGGTGGACGGTGGCGACGGCAGCCCCCAACACGAGATGAGCCTGCGCACCATCGACGACCGGGAGGTACGGTTGCTGGACTCGTCGAACGACACGCTCGCGACGCTCGAACTGGACGACGCCCTGCGGGACGCCCACCCGGGCGCAATCTACCACCACCAGGGCCAGCGCTACGAGGTGTCGGACCTCGACGTGGACCGCCTGACGGCGCGCCTCCAGCCGACGTGGGCCGACTACTACACGCGCGTCCTCACGGACAAGACAATCGACGTGGAGGCCGACCACGAGGAGCGCTGGCCGTTCGCCGGCGACGTGCCCGTTCGGTTCGCGGACATCACGCTCACGACCGCCGTCACCGGCTACCAGCGACGGGACGCCGAGCGCGGCGAGACGATGGACACGCTCTCGCTGGACCTGCCCGAGCAGACCCTCGACACGCGAGCGCTCTACTACACCGTCCCGCCCGACGTGGAGACCGAACTGCGCGAGGCGGGCGACCTGCCGGGCGCGATTCACGCCGCCGAGCACGCGATGATTTCGATGTTCCCGACCGAGTTCCTCTGTGACCGCGGCGACATCGGCGGCCTGTCGACCCCCGTCCACCCGCACACGGGACGCCCGACAATATTCATCTACGACGGCTACCCGGGCGGCGTCGGCCTCGTGCGCGAGGGGTTCGACGCCATCGGGAGTCTCGCCGAGACGACGCTCTCGATGCTCCGGTCGTGTGACTGCGAGGCGGGCTGTCCGGCGTGCGTGCAGTCCCCGCAGTGCGGGAACGCAAACGACCCGCTGGACAAGGGCCTCGCGATAACCCTGCTCGCCGCGCTCACCGGAGACTGA
- a CDS encoding DHH family phosphoesterase, protein MSSRATISSMSTYAILGCGSVGHAVAEELVERGKDVLIVDRDESRVEALRDQDLNAQVADIRDEEVAGLVDDRDVVLIMASDVDANEAAVENIRSRNDDQFVVVRASDPVTSDELTELGADVVINPSSVISDAALRALESGELEYKARQLADVIEGTSDRLAIVTHDNPDPDSIAAAAALQSIADHLGVEADILYFGDIGHQENRAFVNLLDIELTAYDEVDIHDYETVALIDPAKAGEVNIDHDVDIFIDHYEVEDTFDAEFADVRPNVSATSTILTKYIQEFDLSVSQEVATALLYGIRAETLDFRRDTTPADLTAAAYLYPFADHDTLEQVESPNMSPETLDVLAEAITSREVQGSHLVSNAGFISDRDALSQAASQLLNLEGITTTAVFGIVDDTIYLAARSKDIRLNIGRVLADAFADIGEAAGHSTQASAEIPLGIFTGIETTEDNRETLLSLTGEAVTRKLFDAMGVESESGSNGN, encoded by the coding sequence ATGAGCAGCCGGGCCACCATCTCCTCGATGTCCACGTACGCCATTCTGGGCTGTGGGAGCGTCGGGCACGCCGTCGCCGAGGAGTTGGTCGAACGTGGGAAAGACGTCCTCATCGTAGACCGAGACGAATCCCGCGTGGAGGCACTCAGGGACCAGGACCTGAACGCGCAGGTCGCGGACATCCGCGACGAGGAGGTCGCCGGCCTCGTCGACGACCGAGACGTTGTCCTCATCATGGCGTCGGACGTGGACGCCAACGAGGCCGCGGTGGAGAATATCCGGTCGCGCAACGACGACCAGTTCGTCGTCGTGCGCGCGAGCGACCCGGTGACCAGCGACGAACTCACGGAACTCGGAGCGGACGTGGTCATCAATCCGTCGTCGGTCATCTCCGACGCGGCGCTGCGCGCGCTGGAGTCCGGCGAACTGGAGTACAAGGCCCGCCAACTCGCGGACGTCATCGAGGGGACGAGCGACCGCCTCGCCATCGTCACGCACGACAACCCCGACCCGGACTCCATCGCGGCGGCGGCCGCGCTGCAGTCCATCGCCGACCACCTCGGCGTCGAGGCGGACATCCTCTACTTCGGGGACATCGGCCACCAGGAGAACCGCGCGTTCGTGAACCTCCTCGACATCGAACTGACGGCGTACGACGAGGTCGACATCCACGACTACGAGACGGTCGCGCTCATCGACCCGGCGAAGGCCGGCGAGGTGAACATCGACCACGACGTCGACATCTTCATCGACCACTACGAGGTCGAGGACACGTTCGACGCGGAGTTCGCTGACGTCCGCCCGAACGTCTCCGCCACCTCCACCATCCTCACGAAGTACATCCAGGAGTTCGACCTCTCGGTGAGCCAGGAGGTCGCGACCGCGCTCCTCTACGGCATCCGCGCGGAGACGCTGGACTTCCGCCGGGACACGACGCCGGCTGACCTCACGGCGGCGGCGTACCTCTACCCGTTCGCGGACCACGACACGCTCGAACAGGTCGAGTCCCCGAACATGAGTCCGGAGACCCTGGACGTGCTCGCGGAAGCCATCACCAGCCGCGAGGTCCAAGGCAGCCACCTCGTGTCGAACGCGGGGTTCATCAGCGACCGCGACGCGCTCTCGCAGGCAGCCTCCCAACTCCTGAATCTGGAGGGCATCACGACGACGGCCGTCTTCGGCATCGTCGACGACACCATCTACCTCGCGGCGCGCTCGAAGGACATCCGCCTGAACATCGGGCGCGTGCTCGCCGACGCCTTCGCGGACATCGGTGAGGCCGCCGGCCACTCGACGCAGGCGTCCGCCGAAATCCCCCTCGGCATCTTCACCGGCATCGAGACCACCGAGGACAACCGAGAGACCCTCCTCTCCTTGACCGGCGAAGCGGTCACCCGCAAACTCTTCGACGCGATGGGCGTCGAGAGCGAGAGCGGGAGTAACGGGAACTGA
- a CDS encoding PRC-barrel domain-containing protein, which translates to MDSEADEITSLVGREVYSNNGVFVGEVEDVRLNLDTETVNGLALSELNPQLFSQSMTGEKGVIVPYRWVRAVGDVVLINDVVERYENPEADEEIAA; encoded by the coding sequence ATGGACTCCGAAGCAGACGAAATCACCTCGCTCGTCGGGCGCGAGGTCTACTCCAACAACGGCGTCTTCGTCGGCGAAGTCGAGGACGTCCGCCTGAACCTCGACACCGAGACCGTGAACGGCCTCGCGCTCAGCGAACTCAACCCACAACTGTTCTCCCAGAGCATGACCGGCGAGAAGGGCGTCATCGTCCCCTATCGCTGGGTGCGTGCGGTCGGCGACGTCGTCCTCATCAACGACGTCGTGGAGCGCTACGAGAACCCCGAAGCGGACGAAGAAATCGCGGCCTAA